The genome window GTCAGAGGACACAGTCACTTGTTGCATATTATTATTTGTACATTCAtgattttttatcttttttcctGATCAGTTGTAATGTTGCATTCTGCGCATTTTCATCTTAATTTACATGCATGAAGCCTTTTGCACTAATGATATAAAGAATATTTGCATtgattaattatataaatttgaCAGCCACTTGATTATATGTTGAGTTATATTAAGTAAGTTGATTTTTTTAAGGATTGTACATCCTTTATGTATGACCGTCTGCAAGTTCACATGGGGAAAAGCAGATGTCCACTGAATGTGCTGTGATGGTGTTCTCCATTGTCAAAAATCCATTGTCCAGGATAGAGATTTACCTTCACTTTATCCCCTTCTTCTAGCAGCAGAGAGACTCCATTTGAAGAGCTGATAAAGCCGCTTGCTTGGTGTCCATGTGTAGAAAGGATATGCTGGTCATTTTTAAACAGGCCTGCGGTAACAGCTCTGTCTGAATTTCCAAAGGCCTTGGAGAAGACCCTGAAAGCATACACTCCCCTCACAGGTGCTGTAAAGattcctgtaacagacagtggtTAATTAGAAACATTAAAATGAGAATGTTATAGAAAATCCCACAGATACATTCACACTATATGAGTTAATTCACCTGTGTTTGGATCATAGGCGTTTCCAGTATTGAGGAAGACGTATTTGTAAATCAGAGTGTGTAAACCATTATAAAAGGGTCCAACGCTTTGTGGTCCAAAAGAGGTCAACAGAGAGGCTGAGAAAGCTACTTTAGGAGctaaaacacaaacataaaaaTTAGATTACAAATGATCTAATTATATTTAcattatcattcaaaagtttggggttgtctcttaggtctgcatttatttgattaaaaattaaataaattaaatgtattcttgtgatggcaaagctacattttcaacaaCCATTTCTCCAgttctgtcacatgatccttcagaaatcattctaatagtgaTATATTcctcaattattatttttatttttaatattttagtggaTTTTGGATGACTAGACAGCATTTAAATGGAGTAGAAATATTTTGTCGCACTATAATGTCGTTACTGTCACATTTGATAAGTTTGATgcatccatgctgaataaaagtatcaactTAAGCTCTGTACAAACAGGAGTACTGTAAGTTTAGAAAAAATATGAATCACAAAATTCAA of Garra rufa chromosome 10, GarRuf1.0, whole genome shotgun sequence contains these proteins:
- the LOC141344860 gene encoding cerebellin-2; this translates as MLILITVVMLNVWGIPADEILSPNINILEELGKITIMETRMKSMESEMERLKTQNEEQAKELKILHETTVDTKIKMDELMKQNQAPKVAFSASLLTSFGPQSVGPFYNGLHTLIYKYVFLNTGNAYDPNTGIFTAPVRGVYAFRVFSKAFGNSDRAVTAGLFKNDQHILSTHGHQASGFISSSNGVSLLLEEGDKVKVNLYPGQWIFDNGEHHHSTFSGHLLFPM